Within Sorghum bicolor cultivar BTx623 chromosome 2, Sorghum_bicolor_NCBIv3, whole genome shotgun sequence, the genomic segment tcaatcatggactaactaggctcaaaagattcgtctcgtcaattccgaccaaactgtgcaattagtttttatttttatctatatttaatactccatgtatacgtctaaagattcgatgtgacgagaaatctgaaaaattttacaaaattttttgtgaactaaacaaggcctaagtcatcGGCAAGACCACAAGACTGATCCATCGTAGAAGCAGTAGCCTGGATCTGTTGTCGCCGCCTCTAACGATGAAGTAGCCTCCAATGATGCCAGTATTTGGCGAGTACGACACAATCCACTGGCAATGCAAACCTGATTGCCTGAACGTCACAACGCGCGGAGCCGAGAGATGGGTGTGGAGGAGCCACCCCTCTCGTGAAGCGTTCGATTCATTTCTCTGCCATGCGTCAGCGATCGAGCCTAGGGGCGCATCTGCGGTAGAATAGACCCTGGGTTCACAGAATTTTCTTCCGATCTATACACATGGTGTCTGTATATATTGTGAGCTTGAAAGTTTGGACGTTGTCTCAAATGAATTTTGCTTATATGTTGAATGAGACTACTATAATTATATATGCTTGCATTGGTCATTGCTCTCATTGGGAAAACACACAACATATTTTGAGGGTTAGAGACAACAATatgaccttgtttagatgtgaaaagtttttagattttgacatgtagcatttttgtttttatttgataaacattatccaattatggagtaactagacttaaaatacGACGCCACTATTTCAATAACGTTCAGTGGAAATGAAAGCAGCGGTCAATTTCCGACAGttattttctttccttttttggaAAGTGCATATGTTACTTTCTATTTTTGGACAGAACGGGAATcatttctctttctcttttgaGGCATTCGATTTACTTTTCACTTTCTTTTGCTAGATCACCCGctctttaatattttttttatttttttaagaagCATGCCCTCATAACTTAtaaaacggaattaaaaagcATAACTTTCACAATAAACTTAACAATACTAACTTAGAAGGGCTTCTAGACAACATAAGTTTGAGGAATAACTCAACATTGCTAACTTAGTCGTTCTCAAAAAGTTATAGTATataacttatgtacataagtttaCTCCtactatttcaaattataaggcatgttgacttttctaaattgaatttactatgtatctagacacaactatatatgtatacacatagcaaaatcaatatatgtagaaatatcaaaacattttataatttggaatagagggagaCATAAGTTACACAATACAATTTATGTACATAAGTTACACAACTAACACACTAGTGTGTATAGAAAGTTATGCAGTTATTATACACAAATAAAAGTTATACAATAAAACTTAGCAGAATAGGTTAGCAGCATAACTTAACAGAATAAGTTAGCAATATAACTTATATATTATAATttaatatacataaattgctactagaaaaataaaaatcttcGAAACATATAGAAGtgggggtctagttttgttcgCCTCGTCGCGTTGAACACACCGATGTAGACGAAATTAAAAATAGATACATCATTCAAAAGTTATagtaatttaaaataaatactTTGTTTTTTTATGATGACGTCAAAAGCAGAGGGAAAGGGAAGTGGGGAGAGGAGGGTGGGCGACCGGTGTGCATTAGCTGTCGGATCGTTCGTTGGATTGAAAACTATTGAACGACCGTAATTTATAGacaatttatagacaaactgtgtaattagtttttgtttttatctatatttactatttcatgcatgtgtcacaagattcaatATAATAGAGATCTTGATGGTTTTTAGGGTAAACTAAATATAAGGCCATGGTAAAGAGTGCTGTACGCTGTACGAGTAGGTAGCAAACACTAAAGTCTAGAAACACCGTTTGGTTCAACAGTCACCATCATCCAACCTCTCCGTCTTTCCCACCCGTTTTCCCTCAACCAGTCACCACCTCACTCCACGTCTCCTCGGCCTCTCCCGCGCTGCTCACTGCCCACCGACACTCCCCCTCCGCCGCCATGGACCGCGGCCCTTCCGTctccgacgacgaggacgaCCTCGAGACCCTCGTACCGCAGAACCATGCCAAGCCCCCGTCCCCCTCCGCCCGTTCCCGCTCGCCGCCCTCCTCCTTCAGCGTCGccgcgctccacccggcgctcccctcctccgccgcctcccTCGGGCGCATCCTCTGGTCCCGCCGCTACCTCGTGCTCTTTGTCTCCCTCCCGCTCCTCTTCCTCATCCTCTTCGTCTCCTTCGGGGGCGCGTCCTCCATCCGCCTGCCGGCCTCCATCCGCCTCCCCTCCGCCGCACCCGCCGCCGACCCCGCGGCCTCCCGCATGCGCGAGGCCGAGCTGCACGCGCTCTACCTCCTCCGCTCCCAGCGCTCCGGCCTCCTCAGCCTCTTCAACCGCACCGCCGCCCCGACCAACGGCTCCGCCTCCGCCCCCATCTCGCTCTCCGATCTCCAGTCCGCGCTCGAGAGCCAGATCAAGATCAACCGCGAGATCCAAGCGGCGCTCCTCTCCTCGCACCGCTCCGGGACCGGCAATGCAACCGAGGATGGCCTGGATCTCGATCTCCCTTTCTCCGGGTGCAGGAAGAGGGAATTGCCGGCCAACCGGCGGACTATTGAGTGGAACCCCAAGAAAGACCGGTTCCTCTTGGCAATCTGCATCTCCGGGCAAATGTCCAACCACTTGATTTGCTTGGAGAAGCACATGTTCATGGCAGCGCTTCTTGGCCGTACTCTGGTGGTGCCCAGCCAGAAGGTGGACTACCAGTACGATCGGGTGCTTGATATCAACCACATTAATGATTGCATTGGGAGGAAAGTTGTGATCACCTATGAGGAGTTTGTGGAGAAGAGGAAGAAAGTGGTCATTGATCAGTTCATATGCTACGCAGCCTCGCCTCCATGTTTCCTTGATGAGGACCATATTAAGAAGCTGAAAGGACTAGGGATTTCCCTGGGCAAGATTGAGGCAGCTTGGCCAGAGGATGCGAAGCTGAAGGAGCCGAAGAAGAGATTTGTTGGGGATATTACACCAAAGTTTTCGACAGAGGCTGAGGTCCTTGCCATTGGCGACATGTTCTATGCCGATATGGAGGATGAGTGGCTGAATCAACCTGGTGGTCCATTGGCTCACAAGTGCAAGACTTTGATTCAACCAAGTAGGCTCATAATGCTCACTGCTCAACGCTTCGTCCAGACTTTCTTGGGAGGAAACTATATTGCTTTGCATTTTCGACGGCATGGATTCCTTAAATTCTGGTGAGATACACTACCACATCTTTTAATCTGCTGAACATTATCTATTTGTGAATTTTGTGAGAGAAACATATTAGAGCGGATGCATTTACTTTGTATAAGGTTATGCTTGGTAGGCTCTTGTAGTAGATGGCTTCCTTCTTTGTTACACATCTTGGGAATTCCAGGCTACTTACAATCATATCCTCTTTTAGTTATTCCATGATTGCCATTCCTTTGGACAGTGCAGTTGGTAGGACCTTctgtgatgcacatacaaaaCCAGGCACTTGTTCTGACACAGAATGGTTGGACTTGGTTCTAGATGCTTCTCTCAGATCTAGGCAAAATTTTATACTGCAAGTCAGCATCTGACATCTGCATGGTTGTTTGCGCTTGGTTAATAAAGCTATTCAGTGAAATGCCTGCTTAATAATGAATTTACTATACAAACTGTATGATAGATAAAGAGCATGTTTGGAACAGAGGAATAGAAAATGCAGGAATAGGAGAAAATAGAGGAATAGGAAAGGAATTGGGATGCAAAACAGAGGATTGGAAAACACAGGAGTTTTTTAAGAATAGGTGTTTGGAACGCAGGAATATGACTAGTGTAGGAATTTTAGAGTTAGCTGCAAACTCAATTGTTTAGATCTAGTcgtaaatatttttttacatTTACAAGGCTATAgatagtttttccttttaggccttgtttacttcaccccaaatataaaaactaattgcacagtttggtcagaattgacgagacgaatcttttgagcctagttagtctataattagacaataattaccacaaacaaacgaaagtgctacagtgtcgtgaaTTTTTTccctttgggaactaaacaaggccttatacatCAGTTGAAGTACAAAGTCAACCCCACATGCTACCGTTTATTTTCCTACTACAACACTAGTCTACTATTGTGCACTTTCTTTTTCTGTTCCTTAACTAACAGCGTCAGCGCGTCAAAGTGTATGGCAGCTCATCAGCCTAGGGACTAACACCAGCTCCTAAGCACTCATCATCGACAGCAAtcataaaggaaaagaaaacATGGAACTAGAGTGGATTCTTTTTTTTCCTATGAAATCGACATCTGGCTACAAGAAACCAAAGGAAAGGAAATCTCGATTCCACCGTTCCAAACACATACTTCAACTTCCTTTCCTCCGTTTTCTTGATTCCTACGATTTTCCTTTGGATTTCCTCcgatccaaacaggccctaatatATTCCATAGCTTACTTTCATTAGTTATTCTCGGTGATGTTGAGTGATGGTATCTGCTCTAGCATTGACTGTTGCATTGAAACACTATCCTTGTTAGTCTTGTAAGTTGACTTTGTTTCTTGGATAATTCTACATAGTGTGCAGTTGCTGAGAAGTGTTAAGGCATTCTTGTTACATGAATAATTCAATAGTTTGACCCCTGGAACTATGTGTAGTTGTGTACTGTCACAATGCCTGAACTAGTCGCAGCATTTTTTGTCCTTGTTTTTCTTCAATGGGGTCTTTTGACCAACTGATCTTGATGCTTATGGCCTGTGGCTGACAACTGAGTGGTGCTACATTCAACAGTTTATAACAATATTAAAAACTCAATAACATTATGGAAACATCTATTAGTTACCTTTAGCTTGTCACATGGGGTCGCCAAAGCTCACAAGCAGCTCGGCTCGGGTTTTAAATCATCACATGTCTTGACAATAAAAGGAAACTCAGCAACATAACTGCCTAATTTTGAACTGGTAGCTGCACTTTGTTTCCTATGCCACAGGTTTATCAAGTTGATAATAAAATTTGACTAGACCGACTCAGCAATGAGTGACTCAAGAACAAACAAATTTCAATAGCAATAGTTACACACAGTAGTCATGCATTGCTGGACATGTCAGTATGTTTAAATCTTTGTCAAATTATTTCATAAATAAACTTTAGCTGACCCTGCATGCCAATCAAGCTTAATTGATACAGACGATACTGATGACTGAATCAGGCTGTCTTCTGTAGTTCTGTGGCTCATAGTTTCATAATCTATTAAGCATCTTTATTTGCTTTATCGAAAGATAAGAAAATATTATTTCTAGTTCTATTATTGGGCTATTACATTAGGTTGAGTGGTGTGAAAACTGTGAATTGAATATGCTCTTATTTTTTTCCTTGTTATGTTAGATGTACAGATCTATCAGCTATGCCTTAAATGTTATTTACTGACACAGTTATTAGGTGCTTATGATTGTGCTATAATTAACTAGCAGTGTATAGGTTATAAGAATGCAACTGCATGAATCTAGTACCTGGTACATCACGActacaaagttttttttttctcgaacacgcaggGAAGCAGCGTATCATTATATATTAAGAAGAAGAAAAGGGGGTATATAAAACCCCAAAACCCAAACAACAACAACACACACTGCACCTCACTCAAAAAACCATTGCTCGCCTATTACAAAAAGACTTGACCTCGACCGAGAAAGAGAGCCCTAGTTTGCACTTGGCACTAAAGCGAGGAGATGAGAAATTTCTCTAGCCCCAGCCAGACTCCATAGAAGTAACTCCTCTCTAATGAGCAACAGAGCAACATTTAGGTTGGGGGTAATCCCATCAAACACGCACAGAACACCATTCAGGTTGGGGGTAATCCCATCAAGCACACAGTGATTGTGATGATTCCAGATTGACCAGCCACCAAAATTTTGATAGAATTGAGACCTTTTTTAATCTGACCATCACAATTACAAAGTGATCTTGTGGTATTTGAATATAGCTTGTTGAAGCTGGGCATGATATTTAGCACTGAATCTGGGGACTTTGTATGGTGATACAGTTTAGTTGGATATGAACATCCGATGATTTTCCCCATTTGTTggaatatataaatatatagatagattaatgATCTATGCCTTAAAGATATCTCATTCATTATGTTATTCGCTGTTGCTTGTGGTGACACATGACAGTTGTTGGGGACTTAGGTTTTGTGCTACAATTTTGCCTGTGTTCTGAATTCTATGTCTAAAATGGTATGATACTAGTACCCAGTacacataaaaaaaatatatagttgGTATTTGGATATTAGCTTGGTTGGACACGACATTTAGCACATACTCTGGGGACTGTGTAGTGCCATTGCTAAGTCTTTGTGGTCTGTGCATCATTTGCTGTTAACCCTGCTGATAATATTACTATGGGACATTTGACTAATTTTCTCTTGATGTTCCTGTAGTAATGTGAAGAAAGAGAGCTGCTTCTTCCCCATCCCTCAGGCGGCAGAATGCATTCTGCGAATCGTTGAGAAGGCTAATGCACCTGtgatatatttatctaccgatgctGCTGAGAGTGAAACAAATCTTCTGCAGTCCTTGGTTGTATTCAACGACAGACAAGTCCCTCTTGTGAAGAGGCCAGAGCACGACAGCTCTGAGAAATGGGATGCCTTGCTACACAGAAACCACATTGGCGGAGATGTTCAGGTACATATATGGTCTTTTGTAGTTTTTCTCATGTTGAGTGTGACAGATTTACTAAACAACAATACGCTTCTGTAATGCTTGTTCAGGTTGACGCGATGCTTGACAAGACGATCTGTGCACTATCAAACgtattcataggatcatcaggGTCCACCTTCACGGAGGACATCTTCCGGCTGCGGAGGGGCTGGGGATCAGCGTCGCACTGTGACGAGTACCTCTGCCAGGGTGAGCTGCCTAACTACATAGCAGAGGTAGACTGAGAAGGCAACTTCCCAGGAGGATCGATAGCTGCAATTTTCCCCCGTCGTGTCCATATGTTCTGTAAAGAATTGGCGGTGTGTACATCTAGTGTGATTTGTGGTAGAGTGGTCTCGGGTCGTCCATTGATTTGATCGGTGTTAATTCTTACACAGGTAGGTAATACAAAGAGCTTTGAGAATTTTTCTTTACTGTTGTTTCTTGTTTGTGCAGTATTTAACCTTTAGATGACGCTGGTGCAGCGTTCTGGTTCAGTACTAATTCTTGATTTTTTTCATTGTTTTACTGTCATTGATGTACTGGAACTTGCATAGTGTCATGCTGATTCATGTCCAAATCATGAGATTGTTACTTTTTGAAGCAAATGGGGTTGGGATATGGGCCTAGCTGCGGCCCTGAACAACGCAGGCCCAGAGCTCTGCTGATTCACTACAGTACTACACAGGCCCGAAAGACTCCCGTGAACCTAAAATAGTGCATGGCCCGAGATTCCACGGTTTGCTTTGCACCCGATCGCTTCTCGGGCTGTCGCCCGGCTCTGCCGCCCGCGCGCGCCCTCCACTCGGCGCTAaagagtactccctccgtccaaaaAAAAAGTCGTTTTAGAATTTCAGACATTTTGTGTGACCAtctgtcttattcaaaaaatttacataaatattatatattttgttaagacttattttatcattacatatactttactaatgatttatttattttataatttacacaaaaattttgaataagacgaatggtcaaacaCGATGTCTAAAAGTCAAAAACatcactctttttgggacggaggcaGTAAAGACTAAGGGCTCGTTTAGTTGGCGAAAATTTTTGGctttagcattttcgtttgtatttaataattattgttcaattataaactaactaagctcaaaaaattcgtctcgtaaattatagataaactgtgcaattagtttttatttttatctatatttaatattttatgcatacgtctaaagattcgatgtgacgaataatcttgaaattttttggaaactaaataaggcctaaagaGGGTCTTAGTGACGTGTGCAAGCTGCACCTCGTGCCCTTGCATTTCGGAACAGTAAACTAGCAAAACGCAGTCAAgggtttaaggccttgtttagttccaaaagtttttgcaaaatcgacactgtagcacatatttgacaaaaattgtccaatcatggactaactagactcaaaagattcgtctcgtcaatttcgaccaaactgtacaattagtttttattttcatctatatttaatactccatacatgcgtttaaagattcgatgtgacggagaatctaaaaaattttgcaaaactttttaggaactaaacaaggcctaggatggGGTAGTATTCCAAATTAATACATATGGTTCTTCTTTAGTTTAAGTTATACTAGAGAAAAATCTTAGATATCTATTTGGAGCACCATCTTCATCAATCTTCCGATCTTGATCTAGCCTGGCCGTCTCCTCTGCCATCTTCATCTCGCCGCCGTCTCGGCGTCTGGTCTGTCGGCCACCTCAGAGTTTTTTTCGAGCATGGGatgaggaagaagagagggcAGAAATGCGGCCGTTGGCAGTCGCTACCTGCGCGCGCGCGCCGTCGTCAACGGTCACAAGTGGCGTGCGATGTGTTGCCTGCGGCCTGTGACTGCCGTTGTCGTCGGTCGCTGCACAAAGCCGTTCAGAGAACCAGAATGATTGATTGATTATCCCAAACCTACTAGCAGCTACAGTAGCTCCCTATTTGTCCACACGTTTTTCTTTAATTTTGATGGATGAACAGATGTTTTGAAAAATGCTGAACCATCTTTGACTCTTTGTTGTTGCACACCAGTGCCTATTGAAAGCATGACAAGTACACAGGAGTAGGGAGTACTCTCCTATTCATGGTGAATTGCCGGCAGACGGCAGCTGAGTTCGCGCGCGCCGGCGACCAGACCACGTCAGCCCAATAGGCCGTGACCGGCTGGGGCATACATGCGCCTTGTTGATGATCGATTAGTACGTGTACCTATCAGGATATCGCCGTGTGTATATATAAATCTATGCGTTGTCTTTGTACGCCATTCGAAGAAGATAGCTTGGGTATTGGTCTCCGAACGCATCGACATCGTGTAAATATATTCTACTCTATGGACGCGTCGATATCGTGTAAATATATTCTACTCTACGTCACCTCAGTTCCAAGTTAtagattattttgttttctatagataattaaattttattatatatataggtaTAGCATATATCTAGATGTGTATAGGTATAACtaatgaatatatatatatatatatatatatatatatatatttgtatataCTTTGAAAAGTGAAAATAAATTAGAATTTACGGTCTCTCGGAGTAGTTGTTTGTTGAGCGCATGCACTCCCCTCATTTTGGGAAGACCTCCGATATATGCCATGCCGATTGCCGTTTGCTGGCACCTTGCTCGGTTTCGTTAGGCAAAGTACAGGATCACCATGGTCCGTGAGCATAGTAGTACTACTGTGAAGAACGTGATTTACCATGGCACTACGGTGTCGGTTGTTTtgaccttttttttttacaacagaCTCTGGTTCGTGAGCATATAGTAGTACTACCGCTAGCCTTCCGTCAGTCAGTGGAGGTCGACTCTGGTGCCAAGGAAACAAGCAGTAGTGTCGGTAACGGAGAGTCGAAGACGCGTGCCAGGCTGCCGGCGTGCATGACTGGCCATTTCGTAGTCGGGCTTTCCTATGACACGCTACGGACCGCCGGGCCATAGCCCATAGCTCCTCGGTCGCGGTTTGCCTCCTCCCGTGGTCCGTCGCGCCGGCAATGTCTGTGCATCCCCAGAGTACCGTTACATGTGTGATGTCTCCGGCCGCGTCACATGTCGGTCGGAGGCTCCGGATCTGAGCGAGCGATAGGCGAGGTGGCAACTGTTGCATACAGTACGCTCTGGCCGTTGACAGCAGCCAGGACGGCACGCGCGGCCGTGTGAAACCGCTGGCTTGAACCCCCGCGGGCACAAGCACAACAAGCCCACTACGGGGAAGGGGAAGCACGCCTCCGCTTTGCTCTTGCCGTTTTCCTCGCACGGCGGGAATCAAATCTGTGGATCGAATGGACCGGGTCGATCCCACCACCAAACAGTGGAGCTGTGGAGGCGATCTGGCGCGGGCGGCCCCGCCGCTTCCCCTACCCCATGTGCGGCTTTCTCGTCTGCTTCCCCGGCAGGCACCCAGCCCCACACCGACCGCACTGATGATTCACCGCCAGTCCGCCACACTCCACTGCTCCACGTACGCACCCACGTCCATCTCGTCCGTCGTGTCGCCGCCCCCTCCACCCCAGGGAAAAAGACGCGGGGAAAAAACCTGAGGGCGGGCGGCGAAAACCAGGGGAAAACCATCGTGCTCGTGTCGTGTCCTCGCGTGCACCAAAGCGGATGTGGAGCGCGTGCCGTGCTAGATCACGTGTCTCCGTCACGGCAGCACCCGGCTGCGGCCTTGCTGAGCGTAACGTCAGCTCGACTGGATGGCAACGCCACACACAATCAGAGCCTAATTATTACACGCGGTGCACACTGCCCGGTTTGGCTCTTAGCTTGTCTTTATCAACtgtattttttctatttttctccTATAATAAACCAGttaaaaataattttagctatgaTTTTTTAGACCAACGAACAAGCTCtattagttctaaaatttttaagACTTTTGTCGTattaaatctttagacatatacatagagcattaaatatagacaaaaaataaaaactaattgtgtagtttgtctataattgtcGAGATAAATCTATTAatcttaattagtctatgattagataattgttaaatacaaataaaaattctacaatagtcaaagacaaaaaaaaattacaaactaaacaaggccaaagaaaTAGTGATGCAAACACGGCCTGACGTGCTACAGAGattctagattagaccttatttagttctgaaaagttttttagatttagctactgtaacatttttgtttatatttaataactat encodes:
- the LOC8055669 gene encoding uncharacterized protein LOC8055669, with product MDRGPSVSDDEDDLETLVPQNHAKPPSPSARSRSPPSSFSVAALHPALPSSAASLGRILWSRRYLVLFVSLPLLFLILFVSFGGASSIRLPASIRLPSAAPAADPAASRMREAELHALYLLRSQRSGLLSLFNRTAAPTNGSASAPISLSDLQSALESQIKINREIQAALLSSHRSGTGNATEDGLDLDLPFSGCRKRELPANRRTIEWNPKKDRFLLAICISGQMSNHLICLEKHMFMAALLGRTLVVPSQKVDYQYDRVLDINHINDCIGRKVVITYEEFVEKRKKVVIDQFICYAASPPCFLDEDHIKKLKGLGISLGKIEAAWPEDAKLKEPKKRFVGDITPKFSTEAEVLAIGDMFYADMEDEWLNQPGGPLAHKCKTLIQPSRLIMLTAQRFVQTFLGGNYIALHFRRHGFLKFCNVKKESCFFPIPQAAECILRIVEKANAPVIYLSTDAAESETNLLQSLVVFNDRQVPLVKRPEHDSSEKWDALLHRNHIGGDVQVDAMLDKTICALSNVFIGSSGSTFTEDIFRLRRGWGSASHCDEYLCQGELPNYIAEVD